The following are from one region of the Acomys russatus chromosome 32, mAcoRus1.1, whole genome shotgun sequence genome:
- the Ackr2 gene encoding atypical chemokine receptor 2, giving the protein MPTIASPLLLATTASESNSSAYDYDYLDDVAVLVCRKDEVVSFGRVFLPLVYSLVFVLGVAGNLLLLVVLLRYAPRRRMTELYLLNLAISNLLFVVTMPFWAISVAWHWVFGSFLCKVVSTLYSINFYCGIFFITCMSLDRYLEIVHARSLHRQKTRLRNLLLIAIVWTMALAISVPEMVFVRVHQTLDNVLHCYADFGGHATIWKLYLRFQQNLLGFLLPFLAMVFFYSRIGCVLVRLRPPGQGRALRVAAGLVIAFFLLWFPYNLTMFLHSLLDLQVFGSCEVSHRLDYTMQVTESLAFFHCCFTPVLYSFSSRRFRLYLKAFLAVVLRRRQECGTAQAPPSSCSESSRVSALGDMVSMSDLGERQAHGSPNRGAVGE; this is encoded by the coding sequence ATGCCCACCATCGCTTCCCCACTGCTGCTGGCCACCACCGCTTCTGAGAGCAACAGCTCTGCCTACGACTATGACTACCTGGATGATGTGGCCGTCCTGGTCTGCAGAAAGGATGAGGTCGTGTCCTTCGGGAGAGTTTTCCTGCCTCTCGTCTACAGCCTGGTCTTCGTGCTGGGCGTGGCtgggaacctcctcctcctggtgGTACTGCTCCGTTACGCGCCTCGGAGACGGATGACGGAGCTTTACCTGCTCAACCTGGCCATCTCCAACCTCTTGTTTGTGGTGACGATGCCCTTCTGGGccatctctgtggcctggcactgGGTTTTTGGCAGCTTTTTGTGCAAGGTGGTGAGCACCCTCTATAGCATTAACTTTTACTGTGGCATCTTCTTCATCACTTGCATGAGCCTGGACAGATACCTGGAGATTGTCCACGCTCGATCCCTCCACAGACAGAAGACCCGGCTCAGGAACCTACTTCTCATTGCCATCGTGTGGACCATGGCCTTGGCCATATCTGTCCCAGAAATGGTCTTCGTACGGGTCCACCAGACCTTAGACAATGTGTTGCACTGCTATGCAGATTTTGGTGGGCACGCAACCATTTGGAAGCTCTACCTGCGCTTCCAGCAGAACCTTCtgggctttctccttccattcttAGCCATGGTCTTCTTTTACTCCCGCATTGGGTGTGTTCTGGTCAGGCTGAGGCCGCCAGGCCAGGGCCGGGCTTTGAGGGTGGCCGCGGGCCTGGTGATAGCTTTCTTCCTGCTGTGGTTCCCGTACAACCTCACTATGTTTCTGCACTCGCTGCTGGACCTGCAAGTGTTTGGGAGCTGTGAGGTCAGCCACCGTCTGGACTACACAATGCAGGTGACGGAGAGCCTGGCCTTCTTCCATTGCTGTTTCACCCCCGTCCTCTACTCCTTCTCCAGTCGCCGCTTCCGCCTGTACCTGAAAGCTTTCCTGGCCGTGGTGCTGAGAAGGCGCCAGGAATGTGGCACTGCCCAGGCCCCTCCATCTAGCTGTTCTGAGAGCAGCAGGGTTAGTGCCCTAGGTGACATGGTCAGCATGAGTGATCTTGGGGAAAGGCAAGCGCATGGCTCCCCTAACAGGGGGGCTGTGGGGGAATAA